The DNA region GGTCTGGTGCGCATCGATGCCGATGTTCTCCCCGCCGCGGTACGGCTGGCGCACCCCATGTTCGGTGAGGTTCGCCGTTCCAGTTCGGTGCGGCTGCAACGGCTGGCCGGGCGGATCGCCACCGAACTCGCCAGGAAGGGTTCGACCGACCCCCGAGACGTCGTCCGCCGCGCGGTGCTGACACTTGAGTCAGACGTTGTCCCCTCCGCAGAGCTTCTCCTCGCCGCGGCCGGGGCCGCGATGCAGCTGATGGACCTGCGACTTGCCGAAACCCTGGCCGAACGCGCCGTCGCCGCGGGCGGCGGCCCCGACGCCACGATCACGCAGGCGATGGCGATCACGTGGCAGGAACGCGGGATGGATGCGGAGCACATCCTCGCCGGACTCGCCGGTGCCACAACGGAACCGCTGCGGTCCCAGGTTGCGATGCTGCGTGCGCTGAATCTCGCCGCTTCGCTCGGTCAACCGGCGGACGCCGAACGCGAACTCGAGGTGGTGGGAACCGATGACGGCGTAGCGCAGGCGAGCGCCGCCGCCCTGCGGGCACTGATCGCCGTGACACGTGGTGACGCCAGAACCGCCGTCGACCGAGCCGCGGCATTTCTCGCAAATCCGCCTGATGATGCTGTCGCACAGATGGTTTCGATCTGGGCGCTGGTGACCGGACTCGGTGACCTCGGCCGCATCGATGAGATCGAGCCCGTGGCAGAGCGCGGTTACGTGCTGGCCGATAGCTCGCCTGAGGCGTCGCATTTGCGCCACCCACTGGCAGTGCTGCAGGCGCACGCGTACCGACTCGCCGGTGCGTTGACAGATGCCGACGCGGTGATCGCCCGAATTCGAAGCGATACCTTCGATGTTCCGTTCGAAGGCACATGGCATGCCTTTCTGGCCAGTTTCGCGGCGCTGTGTCGAGGCGCGCTGACCGACACTCAGCGCTTGTGCCAGGAGTCCGTCGCCTTCCTGGACGGCGGCAGCGGAGGCATGATCAAGGGATTCAGCCGCACCTGGATGGCCACCGCGACTGCGATGGCAGGCAACGCCGTTGACGCCCGCCGCGAGTTCGCGGCCATCGAATGGTGGGACCAGGATCCCGACGCGTGCGAGTGGGACTCGGAGAGGGCGATCGCGCAGGCATGGACGCACGCCGCGGAAGGGTCGACATCGCAGGCGATCTCGATCTGTCTCGAGGCCGCGGTCCGAGAACGGCGGCTCGGCAGACCCGCCGTCGAGGTGTGTCTACTGCAGGCAGCGACGCAGTTCGGTGACGCCACCACCGCATCACGGCTCGCGGAACTGGCCGACCAGGTCCAGGGTCCCCGTGCGCCGACCGCCGCAGCGCATGCGTCCGCGCTGACAGCTGCAAGCGGTGCCGGATTGGTCGATGCGTCGCGGCGCTACGAGCAGTTCGGCGATCGCGTGGCGGCCGCCGACGCCGCCGCTCAAGCCGTGCTTGCTTACCAGCACGCCGGCCTGCGCGGAGCGGCGCTGACCGCCTCGGCGACCGCGCAGCGGTTGGCGGCCGTATGCCAGGGCGCTCGGACTCCGGCGCTGCGCATGGCGACCGCACCACAATCGTTCACCGCGCGCCAACGCGAAATCATCTCGCTTGCCGCGCAAGGACTCTCGAACAAACAGATCGCCGATCGGCTCGCGATGTCGGTCCGTTCCATTGAAGGGCACCTGTTCCGCGCCTCACAACGTGTCGGAGCCAACAGCCGCGACCAGCTGATCTCCCTGCTGCAGGGCTGCTGAATCCCGCTACGGGCAGGCGATCTCGAGCTCGAACGGCTTGTTCAGCGGCTGCATGGGGTTGGCCATGTCAATGCCCGTGACCGTGCCCGAGATCTTCCAGTTGTTGCCGTCCTTGGTGGCCTTGGCCTCGCCCTGGCCCGTGCCGTGCTGGTAGCCCAGCGTGACGCCGTTGACGTTGCCGAGGCCCACGGACTGGACGGTGGACCCGTCCTCGCTGACCACTGCGGCGATGCCGGTCGCGGCGTCACCGATCGCGATGTTCATGTTGCCGCCCATCGCACTGCAGACGACCGTGCCTGCGACGTTCTGATCCTGACCGTCGATCATGACCTTCGTCCCACCCCCGCTGGATGCCGCTGTCGGACTGGGGCTTTCGGACTCCTTGTCGCTCGAGGAACAGCCCGAGAGACCGGTGATGACAATCGCCGCGCCGCCAAGTGCGATCACGAGTTCACGCTTCATCCTTGTTCTCCTTCGTGTTATCCGTCAGCGCCGTCGCTGCCGTTGCTGGGGGTGTGGCCAGTGCCAGTGCCCCCTGCGCCGCCTTGCCCGCCCGGCGACCCGCCGTCTCCGCCGTTCCCTCCGGACGCAGGCCCGCTGCCGGGGCCGGCGTTGTTGGTCGCGCTGCCGCCCGCACCTCCGTCACCGCCGGTGCCCGTCACCGCGTTGCCGCCGGTGCCACCCG from Mycobacterium sp. 3519A includes:
- a CDS encoding LuxR C-terminal-related transcriptional regulator; the encoded protein is MTSRWPLVGRTEELALIADATRAIADRARGIVLSGAAGVGKTRIAHEAVATCGRRSACRHWIVGTATARSVPLGAFADVATDFGPDPLRRVREVIDGLIGDADDGEVVLGVDDAHLLDDLSAFTVHQIVTRRLATVILTIRSGERPPDAITAIWKDQHLDRLELQPLSLDETTLLLEHVLDGPVHSVCARRLWQYTQGNTLYLRHLLDSEVNAGHISRSSGIWLWEGQPKLPPTLAELIDARIARAPRAVRDVLDALAVTEPLDIDILAAFADRDAIAEAESLGLVRIDADVLPAAVRLAHPMFGEVRRSSSVRLQRLAGRIATELARKGSTDPRDVVRRAVLTLESDVVPSAELLLAAAGAAMQLMDLRLAETLAERAVAAGGGPDATITQAMAITWQERGMDAEHILAGLAGATTEPLRSQVAMLRALNLAASLGQPADAERELEVVGTDDGVAQASAAALRALIAVTRGDARTAVDRAAAFLANPPDDAVAQMVSIWALVTGLGDLGRIDEIEPVAERGYVLADSSPEASHLRHPLAVLQAHAYRLAGALTDADAVIARIRSDTFDVPFEGTWHAFLASFAALCRGALTDTQRLCQESVAFLDGGSGGMIKGFSRTWMATATAMAGNAVDARREFAAIEWWDQDPDACEWDSERAIAQAWTHAAEGSTSQAISICLEAAVRERRLGRPAVEVCLLQAATQFGDATTASRLAELADQVQGPRAPTAAAHASALTAASGAGLVDASRRYEQFGDRVAAADAAAQAVLAYQHAGLRGAALTASATAQRLAAVCQGARTPALRMATAPQSFTARQREIISLAAQGLSNKQIADRLAMSVRSIEGHLFRASQRVGANSRDQLISLLQGC
- a CDS encoding lipoprotein LpqH, producing MKRELVIALGGAAIVITGLSGCSSSDKESESPSPTAASSGGGTKVMIDGQDQNVAGTVVCSAMGGNMNIAIGDAATGIAAVVSEDGSTVQSVGLGNVNGVTLGYQHGTGQGEAKATKDGNNWKISGTVTGIDMANPMQPLNKPFELEIACP